A part of Scleropages formosus chromosome 3, fSclFor1.1, whole genome shotgun sequence genomic DNA contains:
- the gde1 gene encoding glycerophosphodiester phosphodiesterase 1 — protein MLQVGDGLAGFSAFFVLVLLGTRSALCSTALTASLYVFLLMFRYPQVPQSRARHVLRPRGAASVVAHRGGGHDAPENTLAAIREASRNGAAGVELDLEFTADGIPVLMHDETVDRTTNGSGRLGNMRFSDLRRLDASAKHRLKERFRGERVPTLQEAVEECVRHQLAIYFDVKGHPDEAAAALKELYRNHPVLYNTSIVCSFEPKVIYKMRQADPEVATALTHRPWSLSRFGDGTPRFRSPWKHRWMQLLDVLLDWAHHHLLWNLCGVSAFLVQKSFISPDYVQYWAERGVEVVGWTVNTAVEKQYYQELLKITYLTDSLKEDCEPHY, from the exons ATGCTGCAGGTCGGAGACGGACTGGCGggcttctctgccttcttcgtgctggtgctgctggggaCTCGTAGCGCGCTGTGCTCCACGGCGCTCACCGCCTCGCTCTACGTCTTCCTGCTCATGTTCCGCTACCCGCAGGTTCCGCAGAGCAGGGCCAGGCACGTACTGCGGCCTCGCGGCGCCGCGTCCGTGGTGGCTCACCGGGGAGGGGGGCACGACGCTCCCGAGAACACGCTGGCGGCCATCCGGGAG GCCAGTCGGAACGGCGCCGCCGGCGTGGAGTTGGACCTGGAGTTCACGGCCGACGGCATCCCGGTCCTCATGCACGACGAGACCGTGGACCGGACCACCAACGGGTCGGGACGGCTCGGCAACATGCGCTTCTCGGACCTCCGCCGGCTGGACGCCTCGGCTAAACACAGGCTCAA GGAGAGGTTCCGTGGAGAGAGGGTCCCGACCCTGCAGGAGGCTGTCGAGGAATGCGTCAGACACCAGCTCGCTATCTACTTCGATGTGAAAGGTCACCCTGACGAG GCAGCCGCCGCGCTCAAGGAGCTGTACAGAAACCACCCGGTCCTCTACAACACTAGCATCGTCTGCTCGTTCGAACCCAAGGTCATCTACAAG ATGCGGCAGGCTGACCCCGAGGTGGCGACGGCGCTCACCCACCGGCCCTGGAGCCTGAGCCGCTTCGGCGACGGCACGCCGCGCTTCCGGTCGCCGTGGAAACACCGCTGGATGCAGCTCCTGGACGTACTGCTCGACTGGGCgcaccaccacctgctgtggAACCTGTGCGGCGTGTCGGCCTTCTTGGTGCAGAAGAGCTTCATCTCCCC ggaCTACGTGCAATACTGGGCAGAGCGGGGTGTCGAGGTGGTGGGCTGGACCGTCAACACTGCTGTGGAGAAGCAGTACTACCAGGAGCTGCTGAAGATCACCTACCTCACAGACAGTCTCAAAGAGGACTGCGAGCCTCACTACTGA